cggttattggataggcacatggagcacaccagaatgatagggagtgggatagcttgatcttggtttcagataaagctcggcacaacattgtgggccgaagggcctgttctgtgctgtactgttctattattcctatgctattcatatatttgtcaagatacatcttaaaagtcactatcgtatctgtttacACTATcttccccggcaacgggttccaggcactcaccaccctctgtgtaaaaaacctgccttgtacatctcctttaaaccttgccccgcgcaccttaaaccaatgcccctagtaattgactcttccaccccgggaaaaagcttctgattatccactctgtccatgcccctcataatcttgtggacttctttcaggtcgccccacccctcaacctctgttgttccagtgagaacaaaccaagtttctccaacctctcctcatagctaatgccctccacaccaggcaacatcctgataaatattttccgtaccctctccaaagcctccacatccttctggtagtgtggtgaccagaattgaacactagattccaagtgcggtccaactaaggttctataaagctgcaacatgacttaccaatttttaaactcaatgccccggccgatgaaggcaagcatgctgtatgtcttcttgactaccttctccacctgcattgccactttcaatgacctgtgtacctgtacacctagatccctctgcctatgaatactcttaagggttctgccatttactgtatatttcccatctgtattagaccttccaaaatgcattacctcacatttgtccggattaaacttcatcggccatctctccacccaagtctccaactgatctatatcctgctgtatcctctgccggtccccatcgctatccgcaaatccaccaacctttgcgtcgtccacaaacttactaatcaaaccagttacattttcctccaaatcatttatatatgttacaaacagcaaaagtcccagcactgatcgctgaggaatgtcacttgtcacagccctccattcagaaatgtacctttgcactgccaacctctgttttcttctgactgaaTATCTcgaaacttcctaacaccctgtcactctgtgatccttgtgacatttgaaaccaggtattcgcaaaaagactcaaagagcatcagcccactggaggctgagaccagccagtccagcacaaagaaaccctctgacccttcccattgaccaactgtgagaatgaacaaaatgcagtcctggatgtaattgagagcagaaacaataacagcagaatccaacctctcgtgcacttgctggtgtctcagcagccgggatgaaactctgaaacccttcccacactgagagcaggtgaacggcctctccccagtgtggactcgctggtgaGTCTGCAAGTCagatgactgagcgaatccctttccacactgagagcagatgaatggtttctccccagtgtgaactcgctggtgtctctgcaggtgggttaacagagtgaatcccttcccacactgagagcaggtgaacggcctctcccctgtgtgacgtagctggtgtctctgcaggtcggctgactgagtgaattcttgcccacactgagagcaggtgaacggtctctccccagtgtgaagtcgttcgtgtgtccgcagggtggatgactgagtgaatcccttcccacactgacaacagttgaatggcctctctccagtgtgaatgcgttggtgtctctgcaggtgcgatgaccgagtgaatcccttcccacactgagagcaggtgaatggcctctccccagtgtgaactcgctggtgtctctgcagatgggatgaccgagtgaatcccttcccacactgagagcaggtaaatggcctctccccagtgtgaactcgctggtgtctctgcaggtcagataactgactgaatcccttcccacattgagagcaggtgaatggtctctccccaatgtgaactcgctggtgtatccgtaaACTGGATAAAtgattaaatcccttctcacactgagagcagatgaatggcctcgccccagtgtggctgcgccgatgagcttccagcttagatggggctctgtatcccttcccacagtccacacatttccatggtttctccatggtgcaggtgtccttacctctctcttgagtggacaattagttgaaacttcgtccacacacagaacaagattacagtctctacccgctgtgaacggtgtgatatttattcagactgtgtaactggttaaagctctttcgtcAATGCACAGGAACACTCTCAttcaagtgtggcagtgtgttgatgctttttcactcacactgacatttcaaatcttttcaaatcgtcagactggacaatcatttctccttctggattcaaaatccgatgatattgaggtcccaaggaatatgactctgtcagatctagacgtgacgtttgagatttcggcctgtgattcctctttcaatatcctgtaaaatgagtttccaaaagtcatcagtgtcaatacaggatagaaattcagaacagacaatttctatggaacattctttcctctctcattccccaaaagctggaaatctccatcccacacactctctccccattctcagcaggtctggcagcatctgtatggagagaaaagagctgatgtttcagagctttgacaaagggtcatctagacaagaaacatcagctcttttctctcctgacagatgctgccagacctgctgagattttccagcattttctctcttggtttcagattccagcatccgcagtaatttgcttttataaggctgcagatacctcctcccaagtagcatgcatgtgcccaagacatcaccacttgtttcccttatttctttagcacccatggtactctccgcagtaaacacagaggagaagtattcattaaaaatctcacccatctcctgtggctccacacacagatggccatactgatttttaaggggacctattctctctctagccacccttttactcttaatatacctatagaacctcttggaattgtctttaatcttacctgccagatccatatcataccctctttttgtcctcctgatttccctcctcagtattttcttacactttttatagtcagagtgattcacttgtccccgattgcctaaacccaatgtctgcttccttcttttacctgaccagagcctcaatgtcccttgtctgccagagatccctaaatttaccattctttcccttcatcttaacaggaatatactgcccctggactcttgatatcacgcTTTTAAAACcttccatttgccagtcattcctttcccttcaaacaaactcacctcatTAACTATCTCACcctgttaagacccgagaatgaagcccagcaggacccaaggacttatcagcccacagctccaacagtttgctgaggaccactttagatcctgcctaatgcccacaaaagtggccctgctccagtttagggccttgacctgtggacctgtcctatctttttccagaactattttgaaactattggtgctcccaatagtgctccctgactgacacttcagtcacttgctcgacctcatttcttaactgtctaatagaaagtgagtccaggaattgataatgaaaaataaggagctgggagatgaattgaacaagtattttgcctcggtgttcacaatagaggatacagttaaaactcagaaacagctggaaatcagaaaacagaagtgtgggatgaactctgaaaaagcacaattcccagggaagtggtcctcagcaaactgttggagctgtgggctgatgagtcctcgggtcctgctgggcttcattctcgggtctgaacagagtgagatagttgatgtgttgttcaattttctaaaattccccatcgggaattggataaagggaaatcggtggatgcgctgtacttagatttccagaagacatttgatgaggtgccgcatcaaaggttattgcagcaaataaaaattcatgctgtggggataacatattggcgtggatagaaggttggctaacagcaaacagtgggcagaaatggatcattttctggtttaagagagagagagacctgggccaacctttccagagtctgcagctccctggattcacttcctttcccttcagttgctgcaagtccccaatttcccccagaatgagaaaagaaatggaaagggggttgaagagaaagtgttttactcacagatgtttgagacaggaggaagtttgagtctgtctgaagatcaatcttcatttacacaaagcccgcgctctgattggctggaagaccagagtccttccggtcctccaactcttcccattggtcaacacctcagcatgaagatcagagggtgggttctcccccgcacatgcacagcttcccctctccctcgaacatgcgcagtcccgggccgggaGGAGCTCAccaagcggcttctcgctctggccggagccgtcagccggttgcctggaaaccttggctcgatgtggtgtcgggggaggggaacaatgggtgggggcggggctcccgggtccgcgcgcccgggcctgcgcactggaacccagagacgtcaccgcggagcagagagaTTCCTATTgggtgattcaggcagggctccattgtgacgtcacaatgcggaagttgtccaatgagcttcagattgaaacttcctcctctgtgcaacatctgggaggaaatcaatgtttccccctttccatttctttcctcattctgggggaaattggggacttgcagcaactgaagggaacgaagtgaattcggtctgtatattccacacatttttactccactaatgtagacatttatctgtctggcagcctgcatggaaattttcagctctctgcgtccagggcaagaagcagtgagcatggatctgtcaatcacacatgaggacggcctcaaccgggatcttgggttcatgtcacactatgtgtaacccccacaacttgcctggggttgcaaaatctcactcactgtcctggctggaaacaatacacatctctttaacctgtgcttaaccctctctccactcacattgtctgtacctttaagacttgaatacctgtaaagactcgcattccaaccattaccttgtaaattgagtttgtgtctctgtatgccctgtttgtgaacagaactcccactcacctgatgaaggggcagcgctctgaaagcctgtggcttgtgccaccaaataaacctgttggattttaacctggtgttgcgagacttcttactgtgcttaccccagtccaacgccggcatctccacactctgagtggaaacaaagagaagtaggagaggccggaggggaggagagagattttatacatctacaactcaacaggaactttgacagaatttccaaaccctgtgaacaccatcagctccaggttcctctccaactcacacaccatgctgacttgtctgacatccagtactgaaagaacagaaatctatttcatataaatactgggaagactgaacccattgtgttcagtccccactactaactccactccctcgccaacaactttatctctcctcctggcaactgtctgaggctgaaccaggctgttcacaaccagggtgaaatagttcaccccaagatgagcttccagccacatgtccacatcatcatcaagaccaccttcattcatagaagcattaatagtaattaattaataataatgaataataaaatacagtgtagaaggaggccattcagcccatcgatcctgcaccgacaacaatcccatccaggccctatccacatatttacctgttaatccccctgataccaagtggcaatttatcatggtcaatccgtctaaccggcacatctttggactgtggaaggaaaccggaacacccggaggaaacccacacagacacggggggaatgtagaaactctgcacagacagcgacccgaggctggaattgaacccgggtccctggcgctgttaggtagctgcactaaccactgtgccaccgggccacatgtcagtgccatcgcccgactccagcccagtctcagctcatctggaaccgtcacccattccattgtgacgtcacaccctcatccattccattgtgacgtcacactctcacccattccattgtgacatcacactctcacccattccattgtgacgtcagggcttcactctccgatcacaatccctgccggcctcccacatgcagcctcaatggcggcagtcagcccgggtctaacactacaagctgccgctccatttggtacaaaggggggggaccgggaagttcatttccggggtttgggtttgaacaacatgtttacaaagtctctccacccacccgccacatttatcattccccgcgcgccgccctctacctcgtattgatctcgttTCCAAATTAAAACCATCCGTCTGTCCGTCGCCATTAactgcactgcgcatgcttcagctCCCGTCCCTCATTcagtctgattggttggaggaccagccgctcccgatcggtccaccagccccgccccctcttcctattggtctggagtgcccgggcattgtgatgtggagcatgcgcggtgtcattgctgtccttggcgcttgtttgtcccggagaagcggagtcagcgttaggcggtggctgggaggatttggaaacactttgtggatccgcaaatccttcagaatcattgtcagctccctggtttgcagctgcggggcttctccctccctcccgggaacaggcccaggttaacggccccatcctggctcagccactggaggatggttcacatcagaggaggggagggggacaataaataagaggttacactttggcctcaaatcaatgaggactctgatctctgggaaggaaggaaaccctggaaggtgggcggggaggattcacaaacacccgctggatgcaccaacacccccagtaaaaagctgcagctcccgggtttgcagctttttcccgtgagggagttggggaagttttgtggagacaattcccGGTTGGTTCAGTTCgtggttcctggagctcagaaaccctgagttagaatcctgaaccccacactgggtggttgttttattcaatactttttatttattaatcatctgttgaagaaaatattaatttgttttgaaaaatcattttatagcatttgtgaaaatacccattaaaacaacaattctcccaatgtatttcatagaatcccgacagtgctgaaggaggttatttggcccatcgagtctgcactggcaacaatcccacctaggccctattccggtaaccccacatatgtaacctgctaatccctctaacctactcatcccaggacactaaggggcaatttagcatggccaatgcacctaagtagcatatctttggacgatgggaggaaaccggagcatctggagaaaccccacacagacatggggagaacgggcagactacaCAAGGACAGTAACcccagttgggaatcgaacccaggtccctggagctctgaggcagcagtgctaaccactgtgctgcctacattgctgatgagaattttaatttactgacttgggaattaattctcgggaatagtcattctgaaaatgaccattaaaatgtgttttaatttaccccataatgccagatttcagtttgcatttcaaaattgaattgagaatgtctgggagcaaatggtaaaatgaggtttgagacaccagctgcaattattttctgtgactgatgatacctttgtgcctgtgcaggaggtaattcccctggtgctgtggcacaaataaaatggagcctttcctaggaacaggcccatgttaatggtcaccgtggtgtttcattggtgagcagagcacatgtgcccattgtggtaacaacagagtcagtggggctgcacatcccctgacttggaaggaaaataattggctccttgattgtactctcaatctgcacatggtctggaggactgaatccagctggagggagagggagctgggctcagagtggagatgaggcaatgagtttgatttcagctcagggacaagagagagtgtgtgggatggggattacagctcaagataaatgagatggagaaatgtttcgtggaaactgaaattgtctgttcttaagtaattttttaaaactctttttgcagggaacttgatgaggaggattcacagacaggaaactcaaactaaacttcagatcaaagtctgacagagccattcgattcatcatgacctgaatatgattgctt
The nucleotide sequence above comes from Mustelus asterias unplaced genomic scaffold, sMusAst1.hap1.1 HAP1_SCAFFOLD_85, whole genome shotgun sequence. Encoded proteins:
- the LOC144483976 gene encoding uncharacterized protein LOC144483976; the encoded protein is MRVFLLRIHQRVHIGERPFTCSQCGKGFSQLSDLQRHQRVHTGERPFTCSQCGKGFTRSSHLQRHQRVHTGERPFTCSQCGKGFTRSSHLQRHQRIHTGERPFNCCQCGKGFTQSSTLRTHERLHTGERPFTCSQCGQEFTQSADLQRHQLRHTGERPFTCSQCGKGFTLLTHLQRHQRVHTGEKPFICSQCGKGFAQSSDLQTHQRVHTGERPFTCSQCGKGFRVSSRLLRHQQVHERISEGEDFTDRNLESNITSTSDKLTQFIGT